In a single window of the Saccharothrix australiensis genome:
- a CDS encoding Lrp/AsnC family transcriptional regulator, translating into MEEAAELDSVDWRILEELQNDATLPNRTLADRVGLAPSTCLHRVRRLRELGVITGFHAVVDPRLTGLPLEAVVSVNVRPHTRPVVAAFRAFLMAQPETRSLFHVSGQADFLVHIAVADSTHLQSFLMDKIASRTEVRNLTSSVVLERVETRALTPPEGRRPTHRRRRVP; encoded by the coding sequence GTGGAGGAAGCAGCCGAACTGGATTCGGTCGACTGGCGGATTCTGGAGGAGTTGCAGAACGACGCCACCCTGCCGAACCGGACCCTGGCCGACCGGGTGGGGCTCGCCCCGTCGACCTGCCTGCACCGGGTGCGGCGACTGCGTGAGCTGGGGGTGATCACCGGGTTCCACGCCGTGGTCGACCCCCGGCTGACGGGCCTGCCGCTGGAGGCGGTCGTGTCGGTGAACGTCCGACCGCACACCCGGCCGGTGGTGGCGGCGTTCCGGGCGTTCCTGATGGCCCAGCCCGAGACCAGGTCGCTGTTCCACGTGAGCGGCCAGGCCGACTTCCTCGTGCACATCGCGGTGGCCGACAGCACGCACCTCCAGTCGTTCCTGATGGACAAGATCGCCTCGCGGACCGAGGTGCGGAACCTGACCAGCTCGGTCGTCCTGGAACGGGTCGAGACGCGGGCCCTGACCCCGCCCGAAGGGCGCAGGCCCACGCACCGCAGGCGGCGGGTGCCGTAG
- the pyk gene encoding pyruvate kinase, with protein sequence MSRRAKIVCTLGPATATEEKVNELVAAGMDVARMNFSHGSHADHKQVYNLVRAASDRTGRAVGVLADLQGPKIRLGRFAHGPVEWRTGDVVRVTVEDVEGTHDRVSTTYKELAKDAKVGDRLLVDDGKVGLVVTDIEGPDVVCEVTEGGPVSNNKGLSLPGMDVSVPALSEKDIEDLEFALNLGVDFIALSFVRSPADIDLVHQVMDRVGHGRRPVVAKIEKPEAVDNLEAIVLAFDGVMVARGDLGVELPLEHVPLVQKRAIQIARENAKPVIVATQMLDSMITNSRPTRAETSDVANAVLDGADALMLSGETSVGRYAIESVKTMGRIIEAVETESTQVPPLTHVPRTKRGVISYAARDIGERLNAKALVAFTQSGDTVRRLARLHTHLPLLAFTPEQSVRSQLALTWGTETFLVPKVDSTDEMVRQVDSSMLHIGRYQPGDLVVVVAGSPPGTIGSTNLIRVHRLGEDDHA encoded by the coding sequence GTGAGTCGACGCGCGAAGATCGTCTGTACGCTGGGCCCCGCCACCGCGACCGAGGAGAAGGTCAACGAGCTGGTGGCGGCCGGCATGGACGTGGCCAGGATGAACTTCAGCCACGGCAGCCATGCCGACCACAAGCAGGTCTACAACCTCGTGCGCGCGGCGTCGGACCGCACCGGTCGCGCGGTGGGCGTCCTCGCGGACCTCCAGGGTCCCAAGATCCGCCTCGGCCGGTTCGCCCACGGCCCCGTCGAGTGGCGCACCGGCGACGTCGTCCGGGTGACCGTCGAGGACGTCGAGGGCACGCACGACCGGGTGTCCACCACGTACAAGGAACTCGCCAAGGACGCCAAGGTCGGCGACCGGCTGCTGGTCGACGACGGCAAGGTCGGCCTCGTCGTCACCGACATCGAGGGCCCCGACGTGGTGTGCGAGGTCACCGAGGGCGGCCCGGTCAGCAACAACAAGGGCCTCTCGCTGCCCGGCATGGACGTGTCCGTGCCCGCGCTGTCCGAGAAGGACATCGAGGACCTGGAGTTCGCGCTCAACCTGGGCGTCGACTTCATCGCCCTGTCCTTCGTGCGCTCGCCCGCCGACATCGACCTCGTGCACCAGGTGATGGACCGCGTCGGCCACGGCCGCCGCCCGGTCGTCGCCAAGATCGAGAAGCCCGAGGCGGTCGACAACCTGGAAGCGATCGTGCTCGCGTTCGACGGCGTCATGGTCGCCCGCGGCGACCTGGGCGTCGAGCTGCCGCTGGAGCACGTGCCGCTGGTGCAGAAGCGCGCGATCCAGATCGCCCGCGAGAACGCCAAGCCGGTGATCGTGGCCACCCAGATGCTCGACTCCATGATCACCAACTCGCGGCCGACCCGCGCCGAGACCTCCGACGTCGCCAACGCCGTGCTGGACGGCGCGGACGCGCTGATGCTGTCCGGCGAGACGTCCGTCGGCCGGTACGCCATCGAGTCGGTCAAGACGATGGGCCGGATCATCGAGGCGGTGGAGACCGAGTCCACGCAGGTCCCGCCGCTCACGCACGTCCCGCGCACCAAGCGCGGCGTCATCTCCTACGCGGCGCGCGACATCGGCGAGCGGCTGAACGCCAAGGCGCTGGTCGCGTTCACCCAGTCCGGCGACACGGTGCGCCGGCTGGCCCGGCTGCACACGCACCTGCCGCTGCTGGCGTTCACGCCGGAGCAGAGCGTCCGCAGTCAGCTTGCTCTCACGTGGGGCACCGAGACGTTCCTGGTGCCTAAGGTGGACTCGACGGACGAGATGGTCCGCCAGGTGGACTCGTCGATGCTGCACATCGGCCGGTACCAGCCGGGCGACCTGGTCGTCGTCGTGGCGGGCTCCCCGCCCGGCACCATCGGCTCCACCAACCTCATCCGGGTCCACCGGCTCGGTGAGGACGACCACGCATAG
- a CDS encoding rhomboid-like protein translates to MRDRFRRNPVTAGYLLAVAGLALLMRFVFADGMSAQIVESLSTNTGNLAHHPVNALVGSAFVLDPGDGVVFTAVALLGLAVCLGAFERVVGPWRAVGVALAGHVGATMAATAVIALGAYPVDLSEVVDVGVGHVAFAAGGAVTVLVPVVLRGPWLAVLVGYPLLVAEWFGAVPEFDAVGHVAAAVIGAGCGALAARRFFAFAGR, encoded by the coding sequence GTGCGTGACCGCTTCCGGCGCAACCCCGTCACGGCGGGCTACCTGCTCGCCGTGGCGGGGCTCGCCCTGCTCATGCGGTTCGTGTTCGCCGACGGGATGTCGGCGCAGATCGTCGAGTCGCTGAGCACCAACACCGGCAACCTCGCCCACCACCCGGTGAACGCCCTGGTCGGCAGCGCGTTCGTGCTGGACCCCGGTGACGGCGTGGTGTTCACCGCCGTCGCGCTGCTCGGCCTGGCGGTGTGCCTGGGCGCGTTCGAGCGGGTGGTCGGACCGTGGCGCGCGGTCGGTGTCGCGCTGGCCGGGCACGTGGGCGCGACGATGGCGGCGACCGCGGTCATCGCGCTGGGCGCGTACCCGGTGGACCTGTCCGAGGTCGTCGACGTGGGCGTCGGGCACGTCGCGTTCGCGGCGGGCGGCGCGGTGACGGTGCTGGTGCCGGTGGTGCTGCGCGGGCCGTGGCTGGCGGTGCTGGTCGGCTACCCGCTGCTGGTCGCCGAGTGGTTCGGCGCGGTGCCCGAGTTCGACGCGGTCGGGCACGTGGCCGCCGCGGTGATCGGGGCGGGGTGCGGTGCGTTGGCGGCCCGCCGGTTCTTCGCGTTCGCCGGTCGGTGA
- a CDS encoding DUF2461 domain-containing protein, producing MEFTGFGEYAIDFFDGLEADNSKTYWESHKQTYLSDVRAPMEALLAVLEPEFGKGKVFRPYRDVRFSKDKTPYKNHCGGVVELGRGGGAHYVQIGPEGLFVGGGSFAMASDQVARYRESVADEVRGRALEQVLDRLTRDGWEVRGDRLKRAPRGVDPDHPRIDLLKHKRLYAAKVWPPDDVLHEPGCLDRVRDGWRALNPLVDWCADHIGLTEVGFR from the coding sequence GTGGAATTCACCGGCTTCGGCGAGTACGCCATCGACTTCTTCGACGGGCTGGAGGCCGACAACTCGAAGACCTACTGGGAGAGCCACAAGCAGACCTACCTGTCCGACGTGCGCGCGCCGATGGAGGCCCTGCTGGCGGTGCTGGAACCGGAGTTCGGCAAGGGCAAGGTGTTCCGGCCGTACCGGGACGTGCGGTTCAGCAAGGACAAGACGCCGTACAAGAACCACTGCGGCGGCGTGGTGGAACTCGGGCGGGGCGGCGGCGCGCACTACGTGCAGATCGGCCCGGAGGGGCTGTTCGTGGGCGGCGGGTCGTTCGCGATGGCGTCCGACCAGGTCGCCCGCTACCGCGAGTCGGTCGCGGACGAGGTGCGCGGCCGGGCGCTGGAACAGGTCCTCGACCGGCTCACCCGCGACGGGTGGGAGGTGCGCGGCGACCGGCTCAAGCGCGCGCCGCGCGGGGTCGACCCCGACCACCCGCGGATCGACCTGCTCAAGCACAAGCGGCTCTACGCGGCGAAGGTGTGGCCGCCCGACGACGTGCTGCACGAGCCGGGGTGCCTCGACCGGGTGCGGGACGGGTGGCGGGCGCTGAACCCGCTCGTCGACTGGTGCGCCGATCACATCGGGCTGACGGAGGTCGGGTTCCGCTGA
- a CDS encoding VanZ family protein has protein sequence MTAVSLSVIVLFMPQSGVPDSPPGTDKVVHLVLFALLAATGRYARLPHRPLLAGLVAYAVGSEVVQGLVVALGRGGDVVDGLVDVAGIALGWLVARLALDRRPVS, from the coding sequence GTGACCGCGGTGTCGCTCAGCGTCATCGTGCTGTTCATGCCGCAGTCAGGTGTGCCGGACTCGCCGCCGGGCACCGACAAGGTGGTGCACCTCGTGCTGTTCGCGCTGCTGGCGGCGACCGGCCGCTACGCGCGCCTGCCGCACCGGCCGCTGCTCGCGGGCCTGGTGGCGTACGCGGTCGGGTCCGAGGTGGTGCAGGGGCTCGTCGTGGCCCTCGGGCGCGGCGGTGACGTGGTGGACGGCCTGGTCGACGTGGCGGGGATAGCCCTGGGCTGGCTGGTGGCGCGACTCGCGCTCGACCGGCGACCGGTCTCCTGA
- a CDS encoding LysE family translocator, with translation MHIAWTSFLLALVVITIVPGPDFVLVTGNAVRGVRLGALTALGVMSGLLVHAVLATLGLSALVAAAPAALWAVKAIGAAYLLYLGVMTLRARKTAVAPAPPSEKSVFLRGMLCDLLNPKVMLTFLSLIPQAMDPHAPPLPQAALLSAVTVGVFALFWALVVPTAGRLARLLTRPRVGPVFERVCGAALIGMAASVLAA, from the coding sequence GTGCACATCGCCTGGACCTCCTTCCTGCTGGCGCTGGTGGTGATCACCATCGTCCCCGGCCCCGACTTCGTCCTGGTCACCGGTAACGCCGTGCGCGGCGTGCGGCTGGGCGCGCTGACCGCCCTCGGTGTGATGAGCGGCCTGCTGGTGCACGCCGTGCTCGCCACGCTCGGGCTGTCGGCCCTGGTCGCGGCCGCCCCGGCGGCCCTGTGGGCGGTGAAGGCGATCGGGGCGGCCTACCTGCTGTACCTGGGCGTCATGACGTTGCGCGCCCGCAAGACCGCCGTCGCGCCCGCGCCGCCGTCGGAGAAGTCGGTGTTCCTGCGCGGGATGCTCTGCGACCTGCTCAACCCCAAGGTGATGCTGACGTTCCTGAGCCTGATCCCGCAGGCGATGGACCCGCACGCGCCGCCGCTGCCGCAGGCGGCGCTGCTGTCGGCGGTGACCGTGGGGGTGTTCGCGCTGTTCTGGGCGCTCGTGGTGCCCACCGCGGGCCGCCTGGCCCGGCTGCTCACGCGGCCGAGGGTGGGTCCGGTGTTCGAGCGCGTCTGCGGCGCGGCGCTGATCGGCATGGCGGCGTCGGTGCTGGCGGCCTGA
- a CDS encoding Uma2 family endonuclease, producing the protein MGGLSWPDHLLALEEWDALPEIESHHVELVEGVLVAAPKPTPKHQVAMMRLGTLLDDRLPVDVVAVPGVEVLVDPVPPITVRAPDMVVVPTGRAREYPTRYDAEDILVAVEIVSPGTGRTDRVTKLFEYADAGIPHYWLLDLDDPVTLTAFTLVDGDYEHVAGGTGKVELPSPFPVVLDLPALLTR; encoded by the coding sequence GTGGGCGGTCTGTCCTGGCCCGACCACCTGCTTGCGCTGGAGGAGTGGGACGCGCTCCCCGAGATCGAGTCGCACCACGTGGAACTGGTCGAGGGCGTGCTGGTGGCGGCGCCCAAACCGACGCCGAAGCACCAGGTCGCGATGATGCGCCTGGGCACCCTGCTCGATGACCGGCTGCCGGTCGACGTGGTCGCGGTGCCCGGCGTCGAGGTCCTGGTCGACCCGGTGCCGCCGATCACGGTGCGTGCACCGGACATGGTGGTCGTGCCGACCGGACGCGCGCGGGAGTACCCGACGCGGTACGACGCGGAGGACATCCTGGTGGCGGTCGAGATCGTGTCGCCGGGGACCGGTCGGACGGATCGCGTCACCAAGCTCTTCGAGTACGCCGACGCGGGCATCCCGCACTACTGGCTGCTCGACCTGGACGACCCGGTCACGCTGACCGCGTTCACCCTGGTGGACGGGGACTACGAGCACGTGGCGGGCGGTACCGGGAAGGTCGAGTTGCCCAGCCCCTTCCCGGTCGTGCTCGACCTCCCGGCCCTGCTGACCCGCTAG
- a CDS encoding pyridoxal phosphate-dependent decarboxylase family protein, which yields MQPDEFRRIGHEVIDWIADYRERLADLPVRSRVEPGWVRSRLAPLPERGEGFDGLLADLDRVVVPGTTHWQHPGFYAYFPSNASLPSVLGDLLSSGLGVQGMLWSTSPACTEVEQHLLDELVGAMGLPESFRGGGVIQDTASSAALVAVLAALHRKSDKWRQSGVDGGETVYVSSQTHSSVERAARMAGLGAESVRAIAVSPGDQSMDAAELAGQVQSDVDNGRTPVLVCATVGTTGTGAVDPIRAVAEVCARHGIWLHVDAAWAGPAALCPEHRHLFDGLELADSFCANAHKWMLTAFDLSLFWTAHPDVLVDALTILPEYLRNSATESGAVVDYRDWQIPLGRRFRALKLWSVLRWYGLEGIRAHLRGHVELAGLLESWVAADERWDLVAPRSLSLVTIAHRDGDAATRRALDAVNAEGTAFLTHTVVNGRLAIRVAIGAEATREHHVRAMWDALRAAGERDGEATRPGGAAV from the coding sequence ATGCAGCCTGACGAGTTCCGCCGGATCGGCCACGAGGTGATCGACTGGATCGCCGACTACCGCGAACGCCTCGCCGACCTGCCCGTGCGGTCCCGCGTCGAGCCCGGCTGGGTGCGGTCGCGGCTCGCGCCGCTGCCCGAGCGCGGCGAGGGGTTCGACGGCCTGCTCGCCGACCTGGACCGGGTCGTCGTGCCGGGCACCACGCACTGGCAGCACCCCGGCTTCTACGCGTACTTCCCGTCCAACGCCTCGCTGCCGTCCGTGCTGGGCGACCTCCTGTCGTCGGGCCTCGGCGTGCAGGGGATGCTGTGGTCGACCTCGCCCGCGTGCACGGAGGTCGAGCAGCACCTGCTGGACGAGCTGGTCGGCGCGATGGGGCTGCCCGAGTCGTTCCGGGGCGGCGGCGTCATCCAGGACACGGCGTCGAGCGCGGCCCTGGTCGCGGTGCTCGCGGCGCTGCACCGGAAGTCCGACAAGTGGCGTCAGTCCGGTGTGGACGGTGGCGAGACGGTCTACGTGTCGTCGCAGACGCACTCGTCGGTCGAGCGGGCCGCGCGGATGGCCGGCCTTGGCGCGGAGTCGGTGCGCGCCATCGCGGTCTCGCCCGGCGACCAGTCGATGGACGCGGCCGAGCTGGCCGGGCAGGTCCAGTCCGATGTGGACAACGGCCGGACGCCGGTGCTGGTGTGCGCGACCGTCGGCACGACCGGGACCGGCGCGGTCGACCCGATCCGGGCCGTCGCGGAGGTCTGCGCGCGGCACGGGATCTGGCTGCACGTGGACGCGGCGTGGGCCGGCCCGGCGGCGCTGTGCCCGGAGCACCGGCACCTGTTCGACGGGCTGGAGCTGGCGGACTCGTTCTGCGCCAACGCCCACAAGTGGATGCTGACGGCGTTCGACCTGTCCCTGTTCTGGACCGCGCACCCGGACGTGCTGGTGGACGCGCTGACGATCCTGCCCGAGTACCTGCGCAACAGCGCGACCGAGTCCGGGGCGGTCGTGGACTACCGGGACTGGCAGATCCCGCTGGGCCGCCGGTTCCGGGCGCTGAAGCTGTGGTCGGTGCTGCGCTGGTACGGCCTGGAGGGCATCCGGGCGCACCTGCGGGGGCACGTGGAGCTGGCCGGGCTGCTGGAGTCGTGGGTGGCGGCGGACGAGCGGTGGGACCTCGTCGCGCCGCGCTCGCTGTCCCTGGTGACCATCGCGCACCGGGACGGCGACGCCGCCACCCGGCGTGCGCTGGACGCCGTCAACGCCGAGGGGACCGCGTTCCTGACGCACACGGTCGTCAACGGCCGCCTGGCGATCCGGGTCGCCATCGGGGCGGAGGCGACGCGGGAGCACCACGTGCGCGCGATGTGGGACGCGCTGCGGGCGGCGGGCGAGCGGGACGGCGAAGCGACCCGGCCGGGCGGCGCGGCGGTCTGA
- the gndA gene encoding NADP-dependent phosphogluconate dehydrogenase — translation MTTSEAPARIAVTGLAVMGSNLARNLARHGFRVAVHNRTPARTRALIEAHGHEGDFAPADTLEELVASLQTPRQIIVMVKAGAPTDAVIDELVPLLEPGDMVIDGGNAHYADTRRREAALREAGLHFVGAGISGGEEGALNGPSIMPGGSAESYRHVGPVLEAIAAKVDDVPCCVHVGPDGAGHFVKMVHNGIEYADMQLIAEAYDLLRRVGGRTPAEVAEVFRGWNSGDLESYLVEITAEVLGHTDAESGAALVDVIADEAEQKGTGRWTVQEALELGVPVTGIAEAVFARSLSGRVEQRAAVREAFGASEVVARPDESLVEDVRQALYASKVVAYAQGFDQMRAASAEYGWDLDLGAMATIWRGGCIIRARFLDRIREAYDKRPELASLLVDDYFRDAVRNAEAAWRRVVAKAVAAGVPAPGFVSALAYYDGLRSERLPASLVQGLRDFFGAHTYRRTDRTGSFHTLWSGDRSQVDA, via the coding sequence ATGACCACCTCCGAGGCACCCGCGCGGATCGCCGTCACCGGGCTCGCCGTCATGGGCAGCAACCTGGCGCGCAACCTCGCCCGGCACGGCTTCCGCGTCGCCGTCCACAACCGCACACCCGCCCGCACGCGGGCCCTGATCGAGGCACACGGCCACGAGGGCGACTTCGCGCCGGCCGACACGCTCGAAGAGCTGGTCGCGAGCCTCCAGACCCCGCGCCAGATCATCGTCATGGTCAAGGCGGGCGCGCCGACCGACGCCGTCATCGACGAGCTGGTCCCGCTGCTGGAGCCCGGCGACATGGTGATCGACGGCGGCAACGCCCACTACGCCGACACCCGCCGCCGCGAGGCCGCCCTGCGCGAGGCCGGGCTGCACTTCGTCGGCGCGGGCATCTCCGGCGGCGAGGAGGGCGCGCTCAACGGCCCGTCGATCATGCCCGGCGGCTCCGCCGAGTCCTACCGGCACGTCGGCCCCGTCCTGGAGGCCATCGCGGCGAAGGTCGACGACGTCCCGTGCTGCGTGCACGTCGGCCCGGACGGCGCGGGGCACTTCGTCAAGATGGTGCACAACGGCATCGAGTACGCCGACATGCAGCTCATCGCGGAGGCGTACGACCTGCTGCGCCGCGTCGGCGGCCGGACGCCCGCGGAGGTCGCCGAGGTGTTCCGGGGCTGGAACAGCGGCGACCTGGAGTCGTACCTGGTGGAGATCACCGCCGAGGTGCTCGGCCACACCGACGCCGAGAGCGGCGCGGCGCTGGTCGACGTGATCGCGGACGAGGCCGAGCAGAAGGGCACCGGCCGCTGGACGGTGCAGGAGGCGCTGGAGCTGGGCGTGCCCGTCACCGGCATCGCGGAGGCGGTGTTCGCGCGGTCGCTGTCCGGCCGGGTCGAGCAGCGCGCGGCCGTGCGGGAGGCGTTCGGGGCGTCGGAGGTGGTGGCACGGCCGGACGAGTCGCTGGTGGAGGACGTGCGGCAGGCGCTGTACGCGTCGAAGGTCGTCGCGTACGCGCAGGGCTTCGACCAGATGCGCGCGGCGAGCGCCGAGTACGGCTGGGACCTCGACCTGGGCGCGATGGCGACCATCTGGCGCGGCGGCTGCATCATCCGGGCCCGGTTCCTGGACCGCATCCGCGAGGCGTACGACAAGCGGCCCGAACTGGCGTCGCTGCTGGTCGACGACTACTTCCGGGACGCCGTGCGGAACGCCGAGGCGGCGTGGCGGCGGGTGGTGGCCAAGGCCGTGGCGGCGGGTGTGCCCGCGCCGGGGTTCGTGTCCGCGCTGGCGTACTACGACGGGCTGCGCTCCGAGCGGCTGCCCGCGTCGCTGGTGCAGGGGCTGCGCGACTTCTTCGGCGCGCACACCTACCGGCGCACCGACCGGACCGGCAGTTTTCACACTCTCTGGTCAGGTGACCGGTCCCAAGTGGACGCCTGA
- a CDS encoding helicase-associated domain-containing protein encodes MGRKSALASWLHELDAAEIRAILALRKDAADAHPHSLHGLAEELSAPSSVRLAVDGLDRACRDVLDAVLLLGADASPETVAERLRCHGKATRAELKRTLARLRAHALVWPAGGRLCAAAGLRPSDGDPPRRITPAPRAPRRVAQRRDYADRAAIAPATSTVDGVTRLVELCDNDVITARGGVGVRELRRLAGVLRTDEPRARLWLELAVEARLLAVADDDRRVLPTTGSDDWLGASPADRLAALATAWPRMAWPPARHRAALTAHPADRGDAARAGLLARYAALADDEAFEHRHEVVADLVWSRPAVHDASGAEAALMEAEAVGLVALGALTALGRAALDGDARAVAGAFVPTAADRAHLTPDLTAVVEGLPSRALGAALDLAADPAEGGWRFSATSVRRALDAGHTPEQVLARLAEVAERGVPRALAELVHEVARRHGRLSVTAVACCVRADDPRLLTEIVRHRSLARLRLQPLGPTVLASARPADETLALLREAGYAPTAATVDGGAAVPRVSRRRVEPVRKVPAWRPWRPSLTEQEVAKLAVALVERGRPRPRSVAPRAESRRMSAVRLLRDQSLVLRDSEVVLLAEALVTRTSVEIDVADGPRTTIRHVITPVDHESGSLTANDPLGRSREFLVCHIRSVRAVAT; translated from the coding sequence GTGGGCAGGAAATCGGCGCTGGCCAGTTGGCTGCACGAACTCGACGCTGCGGAAATCCGGGCGATCCTCGCGCTGCGCAAGGACGCGGCGGACGCCCATCCCCACTCGCTGCACGGGTTGGCCGAGGAGCTGAGCGCGCCGTCGTCGGTGCGGCTCGCGGTGGACGGCCTGGACCGGGCGTGCCGGGACGTCCTGGACGCGGTGCTGCTGCTCGGCGCGGACGCGAGCCCGGAGACCGTCGCCGAGCGCCTGCGGTGCCACGGGAAGGCGACGCGGGCCGAGCTGAAGCGGACCCTGGCGCGGCTGCGGGCGCACGCCCTGGTGTGGCCGGCGGGCGGGCGGCTGTGCGCGGCGGCGGGGCTGCGGCCGTCGGACGGCGACCCGCCGCGGCGCATCACGCCCGCGCCGCGCGCGCCGCGCCGGGTGGCGCAGCGCCGGGACTACGCGGACCGCGCGGCGATCGCGCCCGCGACGTCCACCGTGGACGGCGTTACCCGCCTGGTGGAGCTGTGTGACAACGATGTCATCACCGCGCGTGGCGGCGTGGGCGTCCGGGAGCTGCGCCGGCTCGCGGGCGTCCTGCGCACCGACGAGCCGCGGGCCAGGCTGTGGCTGGAGCTGGCGGTCGAGGCGCGGCTGCTGGCCGTCGCCGACGACGACCGGCGGGTGCTGCCGACGACCGGGTCGGACGACTGGCTCGGCGCGTCGCCCGCGGACCGGCTGGCGGCGCTGGCGACCGCGTGGCCGCGCATGGCGTGGCCGCCGGCGCGGCACCGGGCCGCGCTGACCGCCCACCCGGCCGACCGCGGCGACGCGGCCAGGGCGGGGCTGCTCGCGCGGTACGCGGCGCTGGCCGACGACGAGGCGTTCGAGCACCGGCACGAGGTGGTGGCCGACCTGGTGTGGTCGCGGCCGGCGGTGCACGACGCGTCCGGCGCGGAGGCGGCGCTGATGGAGGCGGAGGCGGTCGGCCTGGTGGCCCTGGGTGCGTTGACCGCGCTGGGCAGGGCCGCGCTGGACGGCGACGCGCGCGCGGTGGCGGGCGCGTTCGTGCCGACGGCCGCGGACCGGGCCCACCTGACGCCGGACCTGACGGCCGTGGTCGAGGGCCTGCCGAGCCGGGCGCTGGGCGCGGCGCTGGACCTCGCGGCCGACCCGGCGGAGGGCGGGTGGCGGTTCAGCGCCACGAGCGTGCGGCGGGCGCTGGACGCCGGGCACACCCCCGAGCAGGTGTTGGCGCGGCTGGCGGAGGTCGCCGAGCGGGGCGTGCCGCGGGCCTTGGCGGAGCTGGTGCACGAGGTGGCCCGGCGGCACGGGCGGCTCAGCGTCACGGCGGTGGCGTGCTGCGTGCGGGCCGACGACCCGCGCCTGCTCACCGAGATCGTGCGCCACCGGTCGCTGGCGCGGCTGCGCCTCCAGCCGCTCGGGCCGACCGTGCTGGCGTCGGCGCGGCCGGCGGACGAGACCCTCGCGCTGCTCCGGGAGGCCGGGTACGCGCCCACCGCGGCGACGGTCGACGGCGGCGCCGCGGTGCCGCGGGTGTCGCGCCGGCGCGTCGAGCCGGTGCGCAAGGTGCCCGCGTGGCGGCCGTGGCGGCCCTCGCTGACCGAGCAGGAGGTGGCGAAGCTCGCCGTGGCGCTGGTGGAGCGCGGACGGCCGCGGCCGAGGTCCGTGGCGCCGCGCGCGGAGTCGCGGCGGATGAGCGCGGTGCGGCTGCTGCGCGACCAGTCGCTGGTGCTGCGCGACTCCGAAGTCGTGTTGCTGGCCGAGGCGCTGGTGACGCGGACGTCGGTGGAGATCGACGTGGCGGACGGGCCGCGCACCACGATCCGGCACGTGATCACGCCGGTCGACCACGAGTCGGGCAGCCTGACCGCGAACGACCCGCTCGGCCGGTCCCGCGAGTTCCTGGTCTGCCACATCCGCTCGGTGCGGGCGGTGGCCACCTGA
- the tesB gene encoding acyl-CoA thioesterase II has protein sequence MTEAARAAAAAGYADLPLDTDGVPHGQPVLDRLVALLDLERIEENIFRGVSPAESPVRVFGGQVAGQALVAAGRTVPPERRVHSLHSYFIRGGDPTVPIVYEVDRVRDGRSFTTRRVVAVQHGKAIFTLSASFQLDEPGMEHFEPMPSVPAPDSLPTYAEAATGYLEKVGMARLPRPIDIRYVTRPPWRAREDGPGEARSQVWMRADGKLPDDDMLHVCVLAYASDMTLLDSVLVRHGVYWGTDKVLGASLDHAMWFHRRFRADEWFLYDCESPSASGARGLATGRFYAQDGRLVATVVQEGLLRVVS, from the coding sequence GTGACCGAGGCCGCCCGCGCCGCAGCCGCCGCCGGCTACGCCGACCTGCCGCTGGACACCGACGGCGTGCCGCACGGGCAGCCGGTGCTCGACCGCCTCGTCGCGCTGCTGGACCTCGAACGCATCGAGGAGAACATCTTCCGCGGGGTGTCGCCCGCCGAGTCGCCCGTGCGGGTGTTCGGCGGGCAGGTCGCGGGGCAGGCCCTGGTGGCCGCAGGCCGGACCGTCCCGCCGGAGCGGCGCGTCCACTCGCTGCACTCGTACTTCATCCGGGGCGGCGACCCGACCGTGCCGATCGTGTACGAGGTGGACCGCGTCCGGGACGGGCGGTCGTTCACGACCCGGCGCGTGGTGGCCGTGCAGCACGGCAAGGCCATCTTCACGCTGTCCGCGTCGTTCCAGCTGGACGAGCCGGGCATGGAGCACTTCGAGCCCATGCCGTCGGTGCCCGCGCCGGACTCGCTGCCGACCTACGCCGAGGCGGCCACCGGGTACCTGGAGAAGGTCGGGATGGCGCGGCTGCCGCGGCCGATCGACATCCGGTACGTGACCCGGCCGCCGTGGCGGGCGCGGGAGGACGGTCCGGGCGAGGCGCGCAGCCAGGTGTGGATGCGGGCGGACGGCAAGCTGCCCGACGACGACATGCTGCACGTGTGCGTGCTGGCGTACGCGTCGGACATGACGCTGCTCGACTCGGTGCTCGTGCGGCACGGCGTGTACTGGGGCACGGACAAGGTGCTGGGCGCGAGCCTGGACCACGCGATGTGGTTCCACCGGCGGTTCCGGGCCGACGAGTGGTTCCTGTACGACTGCGAGTCGCCGTCGGCGTCGGGGGCGCGCGGCCTGGCGACGGGCCGGTTCTACGCGCAGGACGGCCGCCTGGTGGCGACCGTGGTGCAGGAGGGCCTGCTCCGCGTCGTGTCGTGA